One genomic segment of Sanyastnella coralliicola includes these proteins:
- a CDS encoding glycosyltransferase family 2 protein: MKPLVSIILPFFNAEKTLEQAVQSVLDQAYDHWELWCINDGSSDGSLQIVEQYSDPRIHLITQTNAGVSAARNRGLQSMTGDFFCFLDADDQLLPNSLEARLPLFDDPEVEFVDGAVQLFSDDNGKDLAVNSRSFSGNPFEALLSLDESCFFGPTWMIRRREGKTYQFKEGLTHSEDLLFYLSISSSGEYRSIPSPVYRYRTGNVSAMSDLGKLDRGYQEVANELASWKHVSDSALAQFKKKTTSIMSKSYIKGGQLQAGIKRWLRKQALTQNDDI, from the coding sequence ATGAAACCACTCGTAAGCATCATACTTCCCTTTTTCAACGCCGAAAAGACCTTGGAACAAGCCGTTCAATCGGTTTTAGATCAAGCCTATGACCATTGGGAGTTGTGGTGCATCAATGACGGGAGCTCCGATGGCAGTCTGCAAATTGTTGAGCAGTATTCCGACCCACGTATTCACTTGATCACTCAAACGAATGCTGGCGTAAGTGCCGCTCGAAATCGTGGCCTCCAGTCCATGACCGGTGACTTCTTTTGCTTCTTGGATGCCGATGATCAACTGCTACCCAATAGCTTAGAAGCCCGCCTACCCCTTTTCGATGATCCTGAAGTTGAATTTGTAGACGGAGCTGTGCAATTGTTTAGCGATGACAACGGCAAAGACCTGGCTGTGAACTCTCGCAGCTTTTCAGGCAATCCCTTCGAAGCACTGCTCTCACTCGATGAATCGTGCTTCTTCGGACCTACTTGGATGATTCGAAGACGAGAAGGTAAGACCTATCAATTCAAAGAAGGCTTGACGCATTCTGAAGATTTGTTGTTCTACCTGTCGATTTCATCATCTGGAGAATATCGTTCCATTCCATCTCCTGTGTACCGTTACCGAACCGGGAATGTGAGTGCCATGTCTGATCTGGGAAAACTCGACCGAGGTTATCAAGAAGTGGCCAACGAGCTCGCTTCCTGGAAGCACGTGTCCGATTCGGCGCTAGCCCAATTCAAAAAGAAGACCACCAGCATCATGAGCAAGTCGTATATCAAAGGCGGACAACTGCAGGCTGGTATCAAAAGGTGGTTGCGTAAGCAGGCCTTAACTCAGAATGATGATATTTGA
- the wecB gene encoding non-hydrolyzing UDP-N-acetylglucosamine 2-epimerase, giving the protein MKIDLIIGTRPEAIKLAPVYRRLKTYPGMEPRIVFTGQHDELMKGIPSAFDISPDFQLEVMRKGQSLAALTGRLLTALDQHNQDNKPDLVLVQGDTTSAFVGGLAAYYHKIPVGHVEAGLRTEDIYAPFPEEFNRRGIGQLATVHFAPTPRAFQLLKQEGHEEVHLTGNTVVDAIQFMREKILDSPVDLPFSIPPGQKMALVTVHRRENHGEGLKSICKALQTINATHSDLHLVLPVHLNPEVREVIHQELGNRERIHLIEALSYPEMVAALDQAHLLITDSGGLQEEAPAFGLPTVVLREKSERMEAVEQGIATLVGNDEEKIIQAVDQAYRRNASASEMVNPFGDGLASMRIADIIAHLFMPA; this is encoded by the coding sequence GTGAAGATCGACCTCATCATAGGCACACGTCCTGAAGCTATCAAATTAGCCCCTGTTTACCGTCGGCTGAAGACCTATCCGGGTATGGAGCCTCGCATCGTCTTCACTGGCCAGCATGATGAATTGATGAAAGGGATTCCATCAGCATTTGACATCTCCCCTGATTTCCAACTCGAGGTTATGCGGAAAGGACAATCATTGGCTGCCCTTACAGGTCGATTACTCACTGCACTTGACCAACACAATCAAGACAACAAGCCTGACCTTGTACTCGTGCAAGGAGACACCACCAGTGCCTTTGTGGGCGGGTTGGCCGCCTACTACCACAAGATTCCTGTTGGACACGTAGAGGCTGGCTTGCGCACTGAAGATATTTACGCCCCATTCCCTGAGGAGTTCAATCGCCGCGGGATTGGGCAATTGGCCACTGTACATTTTGCACCAACGCCACGCGCTTTTCAGTTGTTGAAACAGGAAGGACACGAGGAAGTGCATTTAACAGGAAACACCGTGGTTGATGCGATTCAATTCATGCGTGAGAAGATCTTAGACTCTCCGGTTGACCTCCCATTTTCTATTCCTCCTGGACAAAAAATGGCGCTTGTAACAGTGCATCGTCGAGAGAATCATGGAGAAGGACTAAAATCCATCTGCAAGGCCTTACAGACGATCAACGCAACTCATTCGGATCTCCATTTAGTACTTCCCGTCCATTTGAACCCTGAAGTACGCGAGGTCATTCATCAGGAGCTCGGAAATCGCGAACGCATTCACTTAATCGAGGCACTGAGTTACCCAGAAATGGTGGCAGCGCTTGACCAAGCTCACTTGCTGATTACTGACAGCGGCGGACTTCAAGAAGAAGCTCCTGCTTTCGGACTTCCAACGGTGGTTCTTCGTGAGAAGAGTGAACGCATGGAGGCGGTTGAACAGGGCATAGCAACGCTGGTTGGGAATGATGAAGAAAAAATTATCCAAGCGGTTGATCAAGCCTACCGGCGGAACGCTTCCGCTTCTGAGATGGTCAATCCTTTTGGAGATGGCTTAGCCTCTATGCGAATTGCAGACATCATCGCCCATCTATTCATGCCGGCGTGA
- a CDS encoding glycosyltransferase yields MKILVITYWSFKEPLIHAWTLPYLDMIRDAVGDECEIHLFTLEKEQMQLNAEEEKAARQELQSKGITWVKRDYHHFGWRAMRAWLGNLWMLRRYVKSNNIEVIHAFGSPASTSAHVISKWTRVPYIVDSYEPHAESMVENGSWKDGSLAYRLLSYFEKRQTRNAFATLATSEGMRDYAATTYDHVPRRFLNKPAVVDLDQFGPDQQVEGVSRSALGVEKEDILCIYAGKVGGIYLRQEIFDFFKVCSERWGDRFRVIMLSDLKEDELRDLCASAELDPATIILRFVPHAHVAAYLALADFAINPVKPVPSKRYCTSIKDGEYWATGLPVVIPANISDDSDLIKQEGIGAVMETLDRTAYEGAVTTIEELIQPGNREKIRQRIREVAAQYRGLDIARNSYHQIYAPGGLLEQRPKNFVVLIYNSFRDPLFQNLVYEYMVEQSRRHWNYQFDLITFEQRKYQLPKEERKTIQAKLTAYGIDWSPLTYHSGSFMFIKKAIDFTNAFIQVVRIRLRKKPEMTIAFANNSAAISLLMSKVLGSKLMVYSYEPHSEFLAEFGIWKRSGWRYKILSRLEDRVGKDADYILTGTEHMVKELKGKAKGSVHRAPSSVDQQKFNFDQEARDQLRQEHGITEHKVLIYAGKFGGIYYDHEIAQFCAQLKASDPNWYFVFLSPSKKDEVRSILSEGGLTEQDYHLSETRTPEEMAAWLSAADIGLTAIPPYPSQRFRSPVKVGEYLMCGLPYITCRGVSEDDQWAEEYEVGVVIDEISSASAKEAQTQIDKLLEEPKESLRLRCRTTGIAYRGRAQVDELFEVILADA; encoded by the coding sequence GTGAAGATCTTAGTGATCACATATTGGAGCTTCAAAGAACCACTCATTCACGCGTGGACTTTGCCTTATCTCGATATGATTCGCGATGCTGTAGGCGACGAATGTGAGATTCACCTTTTCACGCTCGAAAAGGAACAAATGCAGCTAAACGCCGAAGAGGAAAAGGCAGCTAGACAAGAGTTGCAAAGCAAAGGCATTACCTGGGTGAAGCGAGATTATCATCACTTTGGTTGGCGTGCCATGCGAGCTTGGCTCGGGAACTTGTGGATGCTTCGTCGTTACGTGAAATCCAACAACATTGAGGTCATTCATGCCTTCGGTAGTCCAGCCTCAACATCAGCACATGTGATTAGCAAGTGGACGCGTGTACCTTACATCGTGGATAGCTACGAGCCCCATGCTGAGTCTATGGTCGAGAATGGTTCTTGGAAAGATGGCTCGCTAGCCTATCGCTTGCTCTCGTACTTTGAAAAACGTCAAACCCGAAACGCTTTTGCCACCTTGGCTACTTCCGAGGGAATGCGCGATTATGCGGCCACCACCTACGACCATGTTCCGCGTCGTTTCTTGAACAAGCCGGCTGTGGTTGACCTTGATCAATTTGGGCCTGACCAGCAAGTTGAAGGCGTCAGCCGTTCCGCCTTAGGCGTAGAAAAAGAAGACATTCTGTGCATTTACGCAGGTAAAGTGGGCGGCATTTATTTGCGTCAGGAAATTTTCGACTTCTTCAAGGTTTGTAGCGAGCGATGGGGTGATCGTTTTCGGGTGATTATGCTGAGTGATCTCAAAGAAGATGAGCTTCGTGATCTATGCGCTAGCGCGGAATTGGACCCTGCCACTATCATACTTCGTTTTGTTCCGCATGCCCATGTAGCCGCCTATTTAGCATTGGCCGATTTTGCCATCAACCCAGTAAAACCCGTGCCTTCAAAGCGCTACTGTACTTCCATTAAAGATGGTGAGTATTGGGCCACTGGCTTACCTGTAGTCATCCCCGCTAATATCTCAGACGACTCTGATCTGATCAAACAAGAAGGCATCGGCGCGGTGATGGAAACATTGGACCGAACGGCTTATGAAGGTGCCGTGACAACGATCGAGGAACTCATTCAACCGGGGAATAGGGAGAAGATTAGACAACGTATTCGAGAAGTGGCCGCCCAATACCGTGGCTTAGACATCGCTCGAAACTCCTATCACCAGATCTACGCTCCGGGTGGTCTGTTGGAGCAGCGTCCAAAGAACTTTGTGGTCTTGATTTACAATAGTTTCCGTGATCCGCTTTTCCAGAACTTGGTGTATGAGTACATGGTGGAACAGTCTCGACGACACTGGAACTATCAATTCGACCTGATCACCTTTGAGCAACGCAAGTACCAATTGCCAAAGGAAGAGCGAAAGACGATTCAAGCTAAGCTCACAGCCTATGGTATTGATTGGTCTCCACTGACTTATCACTCTGGGAGTTTCATGTTTATCAAGAAGGCTATAGATTTCACCAATGCCTTCATTCAAGTGGTTCGCATCAGACTGCGGAAGAAACCGGAAATGACGATTGCCTTTGCGAATAACTCCGCAGCGATATCCTTATTGATGTCGAAAGTCCTGGGGTCAAAGCTGATGGTCTACTCTTATGAACCCCACAGTGAGTTCCTAGCTGAATTCGGAATTTGGAAGCGCTCGGGATGGCGCTACAAGATCTTAAGTCGCCTTGAAGACCGCGTTGGTAAAGACGCCGACTACATTCTGACCGGAACCGAACACATGGTCAAAGAACTCAAAGGAAAAGCCAAAGGATCAGTTCATCGTGCACCCTCCAGTGTAGACCAACAGAAATTCAATTTCGACCAAGAAGCAAGAGACCAACTACGCCAGGAGCACGGCATCACAGAACATAAAGTATTGATCTACGCTGGGAAATTCGGTGGTATCTACTACGACCATGAAATTGCACAGTTCTGTGCTCAATTGAAGGCTTCTGATCCTAATTGGTATTTCGTGTTCTTGAGTCCGAGCAAGAAGGATGAAGTACGATCTATTCTATCTGAGGGTGGTCTTACCGAGCAGGATTATCACCTTTCAGAAACACGTACACCGGAAGAAATGGCTGCTTGGCTCTCTGCCGCCGACATTGGTTTAACCGCCATTCCACCCTACCCAAGTCAACGATTCCGCTCCCCAGTAAAAGTGGGCGAATACCTCATGTGTGGTCTCCCCTACATCACCTGTCGCGGCGTCTCTGAAGACG
- a CDS encoding glycosyltransferase family 4 protein has translation MKATKPVLGIISTWFERGATHVSLAYIAALQERFTIRVYARAGDEFPHNDPKWAQDFVHWGEFLPGALRTTIDWNDFSAWMKRENPAYLLFNEQHSWDVIHRLLGLKDRPLIGAYIDYYTDSTTPFFAHYDFLLCNTKRHYSVFEHLPGAMYVPWGVDLSLYSSPERAERGFRFFHSLGYNPDRKGTDLCVKAFKRLPNEDIQLILHAQRPLSDFPELQTAVESDQRIVWINKEVPPPGLYHEGDWYVYPSRLDGIGLSLPEALASGLPAIVPDEAPMNEFINEGENGFRVSVEKHWKREDQYYWPMNEVNVEALSNAMQRAVDDREQLESWQQRTLLHADEQLDWKKNAQHLGTALEKVEKRPIDKQLFQESLAFEHRQQPNLTFKHKMHRFLIKLGARQIKRAIFGRS, from the coding sequence ATGAAGGCCACAAAGCCGGTTCTCGGAATCATTAGCACCTGGTTCGAACGCGGCGCAACTCACGTCTCTCTTGCGTACATAGCTGCGCTTCAGGAGCGATTCACCATACGCGTGTATGCGCGTGCCGGTGATGAATTCCCGCACAATGACCCCAAATGGGCTCAAGACTTTGTGCATTGGGGCGAATTCTTGCCTGGGGCGCTTCGAACCACCATTGATTGGAACGACTTCAGCGCTTGGATGAAGCGCGAAAATCCCGCTTACCTTCTCTTCAACGAACAACACAGTTGGGATGTCATCCACCGTTTACTGGGCTTAAAAGATCGACCGTTGATCGGTGCATACATCGATTACTACACTGATTCCACCACTCCCTTTTTCGCTCATTATGACTTCCTGCTCTGCAACACCAAACGTCATTACAGCGTCTTCGAACACTTGCCTGGTGCCATGTATGTTCCTTGGGGCGTAGATCTTTCGTTGTACTCTAGCCCTGAACGGGCGGAACGCGGTTTCCGCTTCTTTCACTCCCTAGGCTACAACCCTGATCGCAAGGGAACCGATCTGTGCGTAAAGGCTTTCAAAAGACTTCCGAATGAGGATATTCAACTGATACTTCACGCCCAACGTCCACTTTCTGATTTCCCAGAATTACAGACAGCCGTAGAATCAGACCAACGCATTGTTTGGATCAATAAAGAAGTGCCTCCACCAGGACTCTATCACGAAGGAGATTGGTATGTGTACCCTTCTCGTCTTGACGGCATAGGTCTTTCGTTACCTGAGGCCCTCGCTAGCGGACTTCCAGCTATTGTACCCGACGAAGCCCCAATGAATGAATTCATCAACGAGGGGGAAAACGGATTCCGCGTTAGCGTAGAAAAGCACTGGAAACGAGAAGACCAGTACTACTGGCCAATGAACGAGGTGAACGTTGAAGCCTTGAGTAACGCGATGCAACGCGCGGTTGATGATCGTGAGCAACTGGAAAGCTGGCAACAAAGAACCTTACTACACGCCGATGAGCAGTTGGATTGGAAGAAAAATGCGCAACATCTTGGAACCGCCTTGGAGAAGGTTGAAAAACGCCCAATTGACAAGCAACTCTTTCAAGAATCACTGGCTTTTGAGCACCGTCAGCAACCGAATTTGACCTTCAAGCATAAAATGCACCGATTCCTCATAAAACTCGGGGCCCGTCAGATCAAACGGGCTATCTTCGGGAGGTCTTGA